In Athene noctua chromosome 8, bAthNoc1.hap1.1, whole genome shotgun sequence, a genomic segment contains:
- the CCDC195 gene encoding coiled-coil domain-containing protein 195, which produces MEGNTHLLQVIRKMRSQINKLERENRVLRGELQVCGQRAVPLEREAARGGGNSSMRNLASDGEGPVGSPAFLNRSIVAGPAPAPKEQTDTTMTVRRYSTAAPAPAPSSTRSHQAGERPLSNGLPGTAPPPAPPAAAQITSGEEKGLEKTPSNCLSYNHSSKTELFREHVYKCRGKVKAVSFLLPMDMSSYAEKQGSLTSPQNQSTKQLTTIAEKDM; this is translated from the exons ATGGAGGGAAACACGCACCTCCTCCAGGTCATCCGCAAGATGCGTTCCCAAATCAACAAGCTGGAGAGGGAAAACAGGGTCCTGAGAGGAGAGCTGCAGGTCTGCGGGCAGAGAGCTGTGCCACTGGAGAGAGAGGCAGCAAGAGGAGGTGGGAACAGCAGCATGAGAAACCTCGCCAGTGATGGGGAAGGACCAGTTGGCTCGCCAGCATTCCTGAACAGAAGCATCGTGGCTGGTCCTGCTCCGGCACCAAAGGAGCAGACAG ATACCACCATGACCGTGCGGCGCTACTCCACTGCTGCACCAGCACCCGCTCCTTCCAGCACGAGGTCTCATCAGGCTGGCGAGAGGCCTCTGAGCAATGGGCTCCCGGGCACTGCCCCGCCACCAGCCCCTCCGGCCGCAGCACAGATCACCAGTGGAGAGGAGAAAGGGCttgaaaaaaccccatcaaactGTCTCTCCTACAATCATTCCAGCAAAACGGAGCTGTTTCGGGAGCATGTCTATAAGTGTAG GGGTAAAGTAAAGGCCGTTAGTTTCCTCTTACCAATGGATATGTCATCATATGCTGAAAAGCAAGGCTCCCTCACAAGCCCACAAAATCAGAGCACAAAACAGTTAACCACCATCGCTGAAAAGGATATGTGA